CTGAGCCCAAGAgatatttattttattttaataaAAACGTCCTTAAATttgtgttacccggtgTGGTAAGattatatattacataGTGAATTAGAAAGCTTAAAGGGATTATAGATGAAATTTAGTACGAAAAGCTCATCAGTCATGGGTACCAACAAGTGTATTTTTTAGTACCATATCATTTAGATCTCGGTCTCAGGTTTCTCATAACAGAGTTTCTTTGTCTGtattgcttctttttcttattaCGCTTTTTTTTCGATGGTTTACGCTCAGTATCAACTGCACGAGGTCTCTTTTTGACTGGCGTTCTCTCTAGCTTTGGAAGCTCTTCTTGAATAGTAACTTGAATATCAGAAACTTTTTCGGGTTTCTCTTCTGCGAGTATAGTTACAGTATCTTCTGGTTTTGCAGTTTTTAGTTGCGAATCCATATCATTGTTTTCGTTATATGAGGATTTAGAATCCGACCTTGTCGATGTTTCGATTTTGGATAGTTCGACATCCTCGTTGTTATCTGCCGAATAAAACACATCATTTGAACTATCTCTACTATTATCTTCATTATTCACATTGTTTTTAGGTTTTGATATCGAAGCTTGCTTCTTTGTGGGAGCTAATGTCTCATTATTTTCGTAATGGTTGTCATCATGGTTCATATTAGTTCCCTCAGAAGcttgttcaattttaacATTTTCCTCTAGGAACTGCGGTTTTTCAGTAATTTCACCTTTAATATCTGAGATTTCAGATCCATAATCATTATGTTCTGCTTTCTTAGAGGTTAAGTGTTGCTTATCATCTCCTTtaacattttcttccttaacaagttcttcctcaagattttcttcatcaacaagttcttcatcagcAAGTTCGTCCTgaacattttcttcttcaacattttcttcctgaacattttcttcttcaacattttcttcctgaatatcttcttccttaatatcttcttccttaatatcttcttcatcaacaagttcttcatcagcaagttcttcatcagcAAGTTCTTCctgaatatcttcttcctcaagattttcttcatcaacaagttcCTCATCAGCAAGTTCGTCCtgaacatcttcttccttgacatcttcttccttgacatcttcttcttgaacatcttcttcgttgACAGttgatatatattcaatgtTTTCCGCTGGAGAAGCATCAATACTACCATCATCATAAGGAAGAGTAACAGAGTTCACAGTACTTACAAATTCAGAAGCAGCATTACTGACAGAGGTTAAACCATTAGCCAATGAAGATAATATCTTTAATGGAGAAGAAATTATGAGTTTTGCAATTGATTTTCTGGAACCAGACGATGAATCAGCATCTGTAGATCCATGTTGTTGTGTAATCTCTGACGTTATATCGGAGTTTTGGTTATTATGCGGTATGTTGTTGTCAAATTTAGCAACCTGCTCTGTTCCGTTTGCTTGATCGTTCTCCTTCCGGTGAATGGATAATTCAGGGGATTCTGATAGTAAAACTTCAATCTCATCCAAGTTTTGTACGGAAGATTGAATACTATTTTCTGACAGAGACTTTGCATTTCGGAAGCCAATGTTTTGTACATCTgcattttcaatttcagtAGATACATGGTTGGAGTCATCAATATGCCACACATCATTTACAATATTATTACCAGTTGCTTCCACAGTTATGTCCTGAACACTTTGGGAAGTATAATGTGTAGATTCCTGTACTGTTACATTTCCATCAGGAAGCTGATTATCAGAATTTAGTTCAGTGTTATTTTCTGTGATTTCAGTTTCGAAAGCAACCTCTTCTATAATCACAGCATCATGAACGATTTCTGGAGATGACTTTAAAGTAACTTCAGGTTCTGTAGatatcttttgaatattatCTGTTGAAGGAACTTCAGTAACTACCTCTTCAACTTGAATGGTTGAATTTTCAGTACCACCACTCGATATTGATCTTTCTAATGGCTCTGTTACTATTGGTGTAGGTACACTACTTTCATTACTTTCCTGACCATGAATGATCAAATTGACATAGTCACTCAACTCTGTGCGCTTTTCTGAATGTTTCAGAACTTTAAATGGGTACGATTGTGTAGCTGTAGCTTGAGGATGTAAGAGAGGTAGTGTCTTAATGTTACTTTTATCTTTCACTGATGACGATTCAAAAGGGTTACTTTCATTTGAAAGTTCTTTAGTATCATCATATGCTGAAATACCGTCGTTGTGAGTTTGAGATGCCGAGGGTTTTGAACCAATTTGCTCTTTGGTAACTTCAGTACCAAAAGCTGGTTCCAATGTTTCGGGAGAGCTTTGTAATGCCATAGAATTCTGAAGGTTATTACTGAGGACAGACGTAAGTGAAGCTCCACGTTGATCGAGAAGATCGCATTCTAAGTTTACTGAAAGTCTGTTTAGTTTGATTCTATCAGTCATATTATGATCAATTGaagtttcaatttcttcactGCCAGAAGTGGGAATCTTTCTAACAGGGCTGGTTGTAAGTCTTATCGTCTCTTCGTCTACAAACAATGGTATTTTTATAGCAACATCCCTCTCTTCAGGCATAGAATTCTCCTTAGACGGTAGTTCACTTTCGTTTTCGACGTCAGAATCTGCAGAACAAATACCTTCTTGGTCTTCACTGTTTATCATTACTGGAGAAGTATGCTTGGAATTACTTGaatcttcaatattttctattGGCACCGTTTCGTTAATGGTGTTGGAAGCGTCGAAACTAGAATTTTTTGGAAGAGCTTTCTTAAATTCTTGAGATATTACATTGCTTACATCATTTCGATCAACCGAAGAATCTTCCTCACATTGATTTTCTTGTATACCTCCATTAACTCCTTCGGCAGACAACCctaaagaatcaagaatATTCTGTAATATatggtcttcttcttgaactttctCCGAATTTTCAAATGGATTATTACTGAATGCTGAATGGTACTCTGTGGTTGATCCATCTCTGTATTCTTCCGCACCACTTATTCTAGAGTCCGTATCTGAGTAAGTTTCTGAGAATGAGAGTGTATATTTGGCTTTTTTCTGTGGAGGAGAGTTCTCTGCATATGTCACGGTTTCTTGAACTTCAGAATCTTGTTTTTCCTCATTAACTGTAGCGAGATTAGATGAGCTTTGTTTCGTCTCAGATTCACTT
The Kluyveromyces marxianus DMKU3-1042 DNA, complete genome, chromosome 1 DNA segment above includes these coding regions:
- the ESC1 gene encoding Esc1p gives rise to the protein MSKRPLFIEFNDKGKGKSFRRPHSPFVSRGVHLSIRRRNAVQNSNSLVQHSQGVRASSSVNNISLDANETVEMVQSLIERGRNLLKSVSAKEKSLQYDVEAELRKESLRLEYIDKSLGNDDSQIFGDLSDAIPAVKGPESVSVSTTKERESSSDDSIIILSDEDESMEETEQYANSFNDNDALGVLSDEPQDEEEDEEEEEEEEEEELFGSEGDEEIGSPSPVSSEHSNRDENQLLSEYSDEEGYINEEDISSEGDQETSKPILYMQQPSQPRLDNNYAMKEKSNENVELSEPDIKSYEEVVDDNVVEMTDNSEEEGIENEEEVANVEEFNAHSDIENSVGKAEHQSDFIYNMNSIAKQALDRMNRHDIEDFETMHIESEDAHSEDAELSHEQKHNSQYNSSDIEEQEQEQYSEDISEQSYSEEDTQNLRSDGVGELGEYSYHINSGNNEYGLITDHDHSIVTGKNEEEQKEVDNLKSAAVLDSSVNIESESETKQSSSNLATVNEEKQDSEVQETVTYAENSPPQKKAKYTLSFSETYSDTDSRISGAEEYRDGSTTEYHSAFSNNPFENSEKVQEEDHILQNILDSLGLSAEGVNGGIQENQCEEDSSVDRNDVSNVISQEFKKALPKNSSFDASNTINETVPIENIEDSSNSKHTSPVMINSEDQEGICSADSDVENESELPSKENSMPEERDVAIKIPLFVDEETIRLTTSPVRKIPTSGSEEIETSIDHNMTDRIKLNRLSVNLECDLLDQRGASLTSVLSNNLQNSMALQSSPETLEPAFGTEVTKEQIGSKPSASQTHNDGISAYDDTKELSNESNPFESSSVKDKSNIKTLPLLHPQATATQSYPFKVLKHSEKRTELSDYVNLIIHGQESNESSVPTPIVTEPLERSISSGGTENSTIQVEEVVTEVPSTDNIQKISTEPEVTLKSSPEIVHDAVIIEEVAFETEITENNTELNSDNQLPDGNVTVQESTHYTSQSVQDITVEATGNNIVNDVWHIDDSNHVSTEIENADVQNIGFRNAKSLSENSIQSSVQNLDEIEVLLSESPELSIHRKENDQANGTEQVAKFDNNIPHNNQNSDITSEITQQHGSTDADSSSGSRKSIAKLIISSPLKILSSLANGLTSVSNAASEFVSTVNSVTLPYDDGSIDASPAENIEYISTVNEEDVQEEDVKEEDVKEEDVQDELADEELVDEENLEEEDIQEELADEELADEELVDEEDIKEEDIKEEDIQEENVEEENVQEENVEEENVQDELADEELVDEENLEEELVKEENVKGDDKQHLTSKKAEHNDYGSEISDIKGEITEKPQFLEENVKIEQASEGTNMNHDDNHYENNETLAPTKKQASISKPKNNVNNEDNSRDSSNDVFYSADNNEDVELSKIETSTRSDSKSSYNENNDMDSQLKTAKPEDTVTILAEEKPEKVSDIQVTIQEELPKLERTPVKKRPRAVDTERKPSKKKRNKKKKQYRQRNSVMRNLRPRSK